Proteins encoded within one genomic window of Paracoccus liaowanqingii:
- a CDS encoding DUF3131 domain-containing protein, translating into MTFRQGLLAARGNIVFLLALIVAFALIFTLEAWEPSPRQPPNSWLPEEEAAYEPPPFHELTPDQLGAARSAWGYFEANIRPETGLADSVAGYPATTLWDTGSFLLGAVSAERLGVLNRPSFDTIVEEALESLLQMPLFAGLLPNKSYDTRTLQMTNYANEPVDQGIGWSALDLGRMLVSLHTIMRHYPEHAPAVSAVLDYWDIGAAVRQGEMVGAEPTAEGGYLLLQEGRVGYEQYAAMGFAVMGYDVQEAQRVERHLDWFDVFGVEVPEDRRDPETFGGHTYTLSDPYILHGLEFGWDTRTAALARRVYEAQERRHAETGIITAVTEDHLDRPPYFVYSTVVGNGKPWNVLTDTGEQATDYRTLSTKGSMGWHVLYGSDYTASLFSAVADLQTPEGWMAGHFETFGEPNTVLTANTNGVILSALHYSVFGPILHPRMPEDEGRSGLLAAEEGK; encoded by the coding sequence ATGACCTTTCGCCAAGGGTTACTGGCCGCGCGCGGCAACATTGTCTTTTTGCTGGCGCTTATCGTTGCCTTCGCTTTGATTTTTACACTTGAAGCCTGGGAGCCGAGCCCGCGGCAGCCGCCGAACAGTTGGTTGCCAGAGGAAGAGGCGGCGTATGAGCCGCCGCCCTTTCATGAGCTCACGCCGGATCAACTTGGGGCCGCGCGTTCGGCATGGGGCTATTTCGAAGCAAATATTCGTCCCGAGACTGGGCTTGCCGACTCCGTGGCGGGCTATCCGGCAACAACGCTATGGGATACCGGATCCTTCCTGCTCGGCGCAGTTTCGGCGGAGAGACTGGGTGTCCTAAACCGCCCAAGCTTCGATACGATTGTAGAGGAGGCGCTCGAAAGCCTTTTGCAGATGCCGCTTTTTGCAGGCCTTTTGCCGAACAAGTCCTATGATACTCGGACGTTGCAGATGACGAATTATGCAAACGAACCGGTCGACCAGGGGATTGGCTGGTCCGCACTTGATCTTGGACGCATGCTCGTGTCCCTGCACACGATCATGCGCCATTATCCCGAACATGCGCCTGCAGTCAGTGCGGTCCTGGACTACTGGGACATAGGTGCTGCCGTCCGACAAGGCGAGATGGTCGGAGCCGAGCCTACTGCAGAGGGCGGCTATCTGCTGCTGCAGGAGGGCCGCGTCGGTTATGAACAATATGCGGCAATGGGCTTTGCTGTCATGGGCTATGATGTGCAAGAGGCGCAGCGCGTTGAAAGGCATCTGGATTGGTTTGATGTATTCGGCGTCGAGGTTCCGGAGGATCGACGGGATCCTGAGACCTTTGGAGGGCACACCTACACCCTCAGCGATCCGTATATCCTGCACGGATTAGAATTTGGATGGGATACCCGCACCGCGGCTCTGGCCCGCCGAGTCTATGAGGCACAGGAGCGCCGCCATGCCGAGACCGGAATCATCACCGCAGTCACCGAGGATCACCTCGATCGACCACCGTACTTCGTCTACAGCACCGTCGTCGGCAACGGCAAGCCGTGGAACGTGCTGACCGACACGGGAGAGCAGGCAACGGATTATCGCACTCTGAGCACCAAGGGATCGATGGGTTGGCACGTACTCTACGGAAGTGACTACACAGCCTCTCTTTTTTCTGCCGTAGCAGATTTGCAGACACCGGAAGGTTGGATGGCCGGGCATTTTGAAACATTTGGCGAACCCAATACGGTCCTGACGGCGAACACCAACGGGGTGATCCTGTCGGCACTTCACTACTCGGTATTCGGCCCAATCTTGCATCCTCGCATGCCCGAAGACGAAGGTAGATCAGGTTTGCTGGCAGCGGAGGAAGGAAAGTGA
- a CDS encoding glycosyltransferase translates to MGYYFERYEHRDPPEPVPHSEGRQLLYQFLAVLALVTGAWYLHWRWTDSLNFSALWFAIPLVIAETTAFIGLIFFTINMWKTSDLPILPPPASITDCLDDPEAPDRPVSVDVFFTTYNEDVDLVRLGVRDAAKMRYPHLINLRIHILDDGGRVEMQRMAEEEGANYITRDNNIGFKAGNLRNALEVTTGDFIVICDADTRPLPTMLERTLGYFRDPDMAWVQTPQWFYDIPEGTPIAEALSRRLGWFGRAMGRGLEQIAGPIRIGSDPFVNDPEMFYQIILRRRNWANASFCCGAGSIHRREAVMQAALSAYGETVTKQAEKEEAAIRRVTHEKVLAEDVRIHLRGQALLATELTPYKFHVSEDIYTSIILHSDPNRRWKSVLHPWVESKMLSPQDLLTWSIQRFKYAGGSLDILFHDNPLLRSGLSWPQRLMYGATFWSYLSGIWNVVFLLAPIVYLFSAIAPVSAYSTDFYKHILPFLILNELATLVGTWGIAGYKSRLWYLSFFPLNLRAMWSVVKGEKIKFPVTPKSRQAGTFQRLVIPQIVVVVLTLAALAFALTAYLMGSDNYTAGGLVANAFWGANNILAMSGIIRAAFWRPDEEEPITQEAIA, encoded by the coding sequence ATGGGCTACTACTTTGAGCGTTACGAACACCGAGATCCCCCTGAGCCGGTCCCGCATTCGGAGGGGCGTCAACTCCTCTACCAATTTCTTGCAGTGCTCGCTCTCGTCACCGGTGCCTGGTATCTTCATTGGCGTTGGACGGATAGCCTTAATTTCAGTGCCCTATGGTTTGCAATTCCGCTTGTGATTGCTGAGACGACGGCCTTCATCGGCTTGATCTTTTTCACGATCAATATGTGGAAGACCAGTGACCTTCCGATCCTGCCACCACCTGCTTCTATCACAGACTGCTTGGACGATCCTGAAGCTCCTGATCGCCCGGTTTCCGTTGATGTCTTCTTCACGACCTATAATGAAGATGTAGATCTCGTTCGACTCGGCGTGCGAGACGCCGCAAAGATGCGCTATCCGCACCTAATCAACCTACGAATTCACATCCTTGATGACGGCGGCCGCGTCGAAATGCAGCGAATGGCTGAGGAAGAGGGCGCCAATTACATCACGCGCGACAACAATATTGGCTTCAAGGCAGGGAACCTTCGCAACGCGCTCGAGGTCACCACCGGTGATTTCATCGTCATTTGCGATGCGGACACGCGTCCTCTTCCAACTATGCTTGAACGCACCCTTGGCTATTTCCGCGATCCTGACATGGCGTGGGTGCAGACCCCCCAATGGTTTTATGACATCCCCGAGGGCACCCCAATTGCAGAAGCGTTAAGCCGGAGGCTTGGCTGGTTCGGCCGGGCTATGGGACGAGGTCTTGAGCAGATTGCAGGCCCGATCCGGATCGGCAGTGACCCCTTCGTCAATGACCCGGAGATGTTCTACCAGATCATTCTGCGCCGGCGAAACTGGGCCAATGCTTCTTTCTGCTGCGGCGCTGGCTCAATCCATAGGCGCGAAGCGGTGATGCAAGCCGCGCTGTCTGCCTACGGCGAAACCGTTACGAAGCAAGCCGAGAAGGAGGAGGCGGCAATTCGTCGAGTGACTCACGAAAAGGTGCTTGCTGAAGATGTAAGGATCCATCTGCGCGGACAAGCGCTACTTGCGACAGAGCTTACCCCCTATAAGTTTCATGTTTCGGAAGACATTTATACTTCGATTATTCTGCATTCGGACCCCAACAGACGGTGGAAATCGGTTCTGCATCCGTGGGTCGAATCCAAGATGCTATCGCCGCAAGACCTTCTTACTTGGTCAATTCAGCGCTTTAAATATGCAGGCGGTAGCCTCGACATTCTGTTCCATGATAACCCGCTCCTGCGGTCCGGTCTCTCCTGGCCACAGCGGCTGATGTATGGCGCAACATTCTGGTCCTACTTGTCCGGCATCTGGAATGTCGTGTTCCTGCTTGCCCCCATCGTCTACCTTTTTTCTGCAATTGCACCGGTCTCAGCGTATTCCACTGATTTCTACAAGCACATCTTGCCGTTTCTGATCTTGAACGAACTCGCGACGCTGGTTGGAACCTGGGGCATCGCAGGGTACAAATCTCGGCTTTGGTATTTGTCATTCTTCCCACTTAACCTTCGCGCCATGTGGTCTGTCGTAAAAGGGGAGAAGATCAAGTTCCCGGTCACGCCGAAAAGTCGTCAGGCAGGCACCTTTCAGCGCCTGGTGATACCGCAGATCGTTGTCGTGGTTCTGACATTGGCCGCCCTGGCGTTCGCCCTGACCGCCTACTTGATGGGTTCAGACAACTACACGGCTGGCGGCCTTGTCGCTAACGCGTTCTGGGGGGCAAACAATATTCTTGCTATGAGCGGCATCATCCGAGCTGCTTTTTGGCGACCAGATGAAGAAGAACCAATCACTCAGGAGGCCATCGCATGA
- a CDS encoding family 16 glycosylhydrolase, translated as MALKFKRINQEALSMTFISDVPTLDLYEFAQPYAADGWLKSDWPAGQSSILQWLPDNVRLAVDGSVELVLRRAPEGSERPYQSGEVQSALEATTGTWGWTVQTPEMWPGAVFGLFTFKSDWENQPWVEFDFEFVGADTTRVQLNIHMETASGQQVTLDNDGRDLVIIDLGFDASKDAHTYEITVTEEKAIFHIDGKIVGEFSGGDMPGGIWNIGPMNSYINLWAVQPKQEIWAGVWTDPPATLVARILGAEVRPGAYGSSYGTGLNRSDSSAHRAGGP; from the coding sequence GTGGCGCTGAAGTTCAAACGAATAAACCAAGAAGCGTTGTCGATGACATTCATATCAGACGTTCCTACCCTTGATCTTTACGAGTTCGCGCAGCCCTACGCGGCTGACGGCTGGCTAAAGTCTGACTGGCCCGCAGGACAATCAAGCATTCTGCAGTGGTTGCCGGACAATGTACGGCTCGCCGTCGACGGCAGTGTTGAGCTGGTGCTGAGACGGGCGCCGGAGGGTTCGGAACGTCCCTACCAGTCTGGCGAGGTTCAGTCCGCGCTGGAGGCGACGACGGGCACTTGGGGCTGGACTGTCCAGACACCCGAGATGTGGCCCGGTGCCGTCTTTGGCCTCTTCACTTTCAAGTCGGATTGGGAGAACCAGCCTTGGGTCGAGTTCGACTTCGAATTTGTTGGCGCCGACACAACGCGGGTCCAGCTTAACATCCACATGGAAACTGCTTCGGGTCAGCAAGTCACTCTCGATAATGACGGACGCGATCTTGTGATAATTGACCTCGGCTTCGACGCTTCGAAAGATGCGCATACTTACGAAATCACGGTGACCGAAGAGAAGGCAATTTTCCACATTGACGGAAAGATAGTGGGGGAGTTCAGTGGTGGCGACATGCCGGGCGGCATCTGGAACATTGGCCCGATGAACAGTTACATCAACCTGTGGGCCGTGCAGCCGAAGCAGGAGATATGGGCCGGGGTCTGGACCGACCCTCCTGCAACGCTTGTCGCCCGCATCCTGGGGGCCGAGGTTCGGCCCGGCGCGTATGGCAGCAGCTATGGCACCGGCCTGAACCGCTCCGACAGCTCAGCCCACCGAGCGGGGGGACCTTAA
- a CDS encoding DUF3131 domain-containing protein — MTKHSSLDQRFKMICGTKPALILLVALLQPLFMVGAGTSAAADEHWPDRPLATTDPVALPRFGPLTDDELEMARIAWRYFENNHQPQSGLVNSTHNYPSVTLWDTASYLAGLIAAHSFGLVEDAEAEERLRSVLSTLEHIQLFRNECPNKAYNTQTVQLVNYVNQPAEIGCSAIDMGRMLIWLRIVQQRYPQFEEVPNRIVRRWNFCGLVQEPGVTYGTALAEDGSVRYLQEGRLGYEEYAAKGFSLWGFDVSTALEPEPYETIWLYGVEVAYDSRDPRILGAHNYVVSESYALGGVEFGWDYFDGGQIEDWLPRFAQNIYTVQERRFEATGIVTARTEHQLSEAPYFVYDTIFSNGRPWATMTEGGEFMPQLSAVALKGALGLWALWDTPYTDMIFDLIKPQFDPELGFYEGIFEEGGEPIRTQTSNNNGIMLETLLFKTEGPLLKDLTRVPTAWTQGVDDSMAKANCLPVPQVR, encoded by the coding sequence ATGACTAAACATTCCAGCTTAGATCAGAGGTTCAAGATGATCTGTGGCACTAAACCCGCGCTAATTCTTTTGGTCGCGCTGCTACAACCGCTGTTCATGGTCGGGGCGGGTACATCTGCTGCGGCCGACGAGCACTGGCCCGATCGGCCGCTAGCAACCACAGACCCAGTGGCGCTTCCGCGATTTGGACCGCTCACCGATGATGAACTCGAGATGGCGCGCATTGCCTGGCGCTATTTTGAGAACAACCATCAGCCGCAGAGTGGTTTGGTGAATTCTACTCACAATTACCCGTCAGTGACGTTGTGGGATACTGCCTCCTATCTTGCTGGGCTTATCGCCGCACATTCGTTTGGCCTTGTCGAGGATGCGGAGGCCGAAGAGCGTCTGCGTAGCGTCCTCTCCACTTTAGAGCATATTCAACTTTTCCGGAACGAATGTCCGAACAAGGCCTACAACACACAGACAGTCCAGCTGGTCAATTACGTGAACCAACCGGCAGAGATTGGCTGCTCGGCGATTGACATGGGCCGTATGTTGATATGGCTCCGGATCGTCCAACAACGCTATCCTCAGTTTGAAGAGGTTCCTAACCGGATCGTTCGGCGCTGGAATTTTTGTGGCCTTGTCCAAGAGCCTGGGGTGACCTACGGCACGGCCTTGGCCGAAGACGGTTCTGTCCGCTACCTTCAGGAAGGCCGGCTCGGTTATGAGGAGTATGCCGCCAAAGGTTTTTCGCTCTGGGGATTCGACGTGTCCACCGCCCTCGAGCCTGAGCCCTACGAGACCATCTGGCTTTATGGGGTGGAGGTTGCCTACGATAGCCGCGACCCGCGCATCCTTGGGGCTCATAACTACGTCGTGAGCGAAAGCTATGCGCTTGGAGGGGTGGAGTTTGGTTGGGACTATTTCGACGGCGGTCAGATCGAGGACTGGCTGCCGCGATTTGCACAGAATATCTACACGGTGCAGGAGCGCCGTTTTGAGGCAACGGGGATTGTGACGGCGAGGACCGAGCATCAGCTTTCCGAAGCGCCTTACTTTGTCTACGACACTATCTTTAGCAATGGCCGCCCGTGGGCAACGATGACGGAAGGGGGCGAGTTCATGCCCCAACTGTCCGCCGTAGCACTGAAGGGCGCCCTCGGACTATGGGCTCTTTGGGATACACCTTACACAGACATGATCTTCGATCTGATCAAGCCACAGTTCGATCCGGAACTCGGTTTCTACGAAGGAATATTCGAGGAAGGTGGAGAGCCGATCCGGACCCAGACATCGAACAACAATGGCATCATGCTTGAAACCTTGCTTTTCAAAACTGAAGGGCCGCTTCTCAAGGATTTGACTCGTGTTCCGACCGCTTGGACACAAGGAGTGGATGACAGCATGGCCAAGGCAAACTGCCTGCCTGTGCCGCAGGTGCGCTGA
- a CDS encoding GAF domain-containing protein — MDRQEMSARAAVVSKILKHREALQPLLASVCDQARHRFGVPSAMVNLIDDHRQVTVAGSGHVLDVIPRQRSFCNTTIRSDMPLIVEDASEHAAFKDNPLVTGPPYIRFYAGVPLLFMREVRLGALCICDQKRRHFSRGDIAELEELADQVISGIAHAQFPSFLR, encoded by the coding sequence ATGGATCGACAGGAAATGAGTGCAAGGGCGGCAGTCGTTTCCAAGATTCTCAAGCACAGAGAAGCGCTGCAACCGCTGTTGGCTAGCGTCTGTGATCAAGCAAGGCATCGCTTTGGCGTGCCATCGGCAATGGTCAATCTGATCGACGATCATCGGCAAGTCACGGTCGCGGGTAGCGGGCACGTACTGGATGTCATCCCGCGCCAGAGAAGTTTCTGCAATACCACGATACGGTCGGATATGCCCTTGATTGTCGAGGACGCCAGCGAACATGCGGCCTTCAAAGACAATCCGCTCGTTACTGGCCCTCCCTATATTCGGTTTTACGCCGGAGTGCCGCTGTTGTTTATGCGCGAAGTAAGATTGGGCGCTCTCTGCATCTGCGATCAGAAACGCCGCCATTTTTCCCGCGGTGACATTGCGGAACTAGAGGAACTTGCTGATCAGGTGATCAGCGGGATTGCCCACGCCCAGTTTCCTAGTTTTTTGAGATAG
- a CDS encoding DUF3131 domain-containing protein: MGTPPLHHPAGKPFLIQLRLGAPFAVALAAMMLITASVAPGIAAPARTGMDGELFAGSSGPSFQIAQLENFPRRERGEQQAGVLTELELMWAEAAWSYFAEMTSEATGLVPSRTGISHTSMWTVGDHVAALVAARQIELIDAVEFDRRFTAVLGFLNSMPLAFNTLPNQTYNIETGAPLGADFEPGMTGWSGVDLGRLLIWLRIAAVEYPFYEIYIRNTVSRFNVCDIVDEQGGLLAARSTETGQQLQPEGGRGYDAYAVEGYRAWGLDLPAVAIEVPNYRLEIYGEWFQVDETPIRIPPLMTAPPSYLGIEFGFDGLALNEIDELIDGVRTAEELFVTMHTVQEERYRDTGILTARTDYRRGAEPFALYDTVITNGYPWSTVDTNGASYPRLSLLSTRAAFAMSTLLESEYAETLLQAVTPLYSENGWGEGRYELSGAHERTRTSATNAFILEALAYRQNGPLFPASARPEVLGPSVTTAAQGMCQLPFTVATDRAAQD, translated from the coding sequence ATGGGAACCCCACCATTGCATCATCCAGCAGGTAAGCCGTTCTTAATTCAACTCCGCTTGGGGGCTCCATTCGCCGTGGCTTTGGCCGCGATGATGTTGATTACCGCCTCCGTGGCGCCTGGAATAGCTGCGCCGGCCAGAACCGGCATGGATGGGGAACTATTCGCGGGAAGTTCGGGACCTTCATTCCAAATTGCGCAACTGGAGAATTTCCCGCGTCGGGAGCGCGGCGAGCAGCAAGCTGGTGTGCTGACCGAGCTCGAACTGATGTGGGCTGAGGCTGCCTGGTCTTATTTCGCAGAAATGACGTCCGAAGCCACCGGGCTTGTGCCATCAAGGACTGGAATTTCTCACACCTCGATGTGGACGGTCGGCGACCATGTTGCAGCCCTTGTGGCTGCGCGACAGATCGAGTTGATCGACGCGGTAGAATTCGATCGTCGGTTTACTGCAGTTCTTGGCTTCCTGAACTCGATGCCCCTCGCATTCAATACGCTGCCAAACCAAACTTATAATATCGAAACCGGAGCCCCGCTTGGCGCTGATTTCGAACCCGGGATGACCGGGTGGTCGGGAGTGGATCTGGGACGATTGCTGATCTGGCTGCGCATTGCTGCAGTCGAATATCCGTTTTACGAGATCTATATCCGGAACACCGTCAGTAGGTTTAATGTTTGCGATATCGTCGACGAGCAAGGAGGTTTGCTCGCGGCACGTTCCACTGAGACCGGGCAGCAACTTCAGCCCGAAGGCGGCCGCGGCTACGACGCTTATGCCGTTGAAGGCTATCGTGCTTGGGGTCTCGATCTGCCAGCCGTGGCTATCGAGGTGCCGAATTATAGATTGGAGATCTACGGAGAGTGGTTCCAGGTCGACGAGACGCCGATCCGCATCCCTCCACTAATGACGGCTCCGCCCTCTTATCTCGGGATTGAGTTCGGCTTCGACGGTCTGGCTCTCAATGAGATCGATGAACTTATCGACGGTGTGCGCACAGCAGAAGAACTCTTCGTGACAATGCATACGGTTCAGGAGGAACGCTACCGCGACACCGGCATCCTGACAGCCCGAACGGACTACCGTCGAGGTGCAGAACCTTTTGCCCTTTACGACACAGTAATCACCAACGGTTATCCTTGGAGCACCGTTGACACAAACGGGGCCTCCTATCCGCGGTTATCCCTCCTGTCGACCCGTGCAGCCTTTGCCATGTCTACGCTGCTGGAAAGCGAATATGCTGAAACACTGCTGCAAGCGGTGACCCCCCTTTATAGCGAGAATGGGTGGGGCGAGGGCCGCTACGAGTTGTCGGGAGCGCACGAACGCACTCGGACCAGCGCAACTAACGCCTTCATTCTCGAAGCTTTGGCATACCGCCAAAATGGACCGCTTTTCCCTGCCTCTGCCCGTCCGGAGGTATTGGGTCCCTCGGTTACAACTGCCGCGCAGGGCATGTGCCAGCTGCCGTTTACCGTGGCAACAGACAGAGCGGCGCAGGATTGA
- a CDS encoding STAS domain-containing protein, with protein sequence MNTSETLRDGLYVLHVGEPRLDASKAPELRVALLVPIEAGHKTMIVDLSEVRFMDSSALGAFIFAAKKMGSVGSIAIVGLNGVVARLFKLTSMDKVFAIHPTIDAAAATLGE encoded by the coding sequence ATGAACACCAGTGAGACCCTCCGCGACGGACTGTATGTGCTACACGTCGGCGAACCTCGTCTTGATGCAAGCAAGGCGCCAGAACTCCGTGTAGCGCTGTTAGTGCCTATCGAGGCGGGACACAAGACGATGATCGTCGACCTGTCGGAGGTTCGGTTCATGGACAGTTCGGCCTTGGGAGCATTCATCTTCGCCGCAAAGAAAATGGGATCAGTGGGGAGTATAGCCATTGTGGGTTTGAATGGCGTTGTTGCAAGGTTGTTCAAGCTGACGAGCATGGACAAAGTGTTTGCAATCCATCCGACGATCGATGCGGCCGCGGCCACACTTGGGGAATAG
- a CDS encoding tetratricopeptide repeat protein gives MRAILLFLIFISLGVPAIAQSAEEFAARARQLASQGRPDDAARLFRRAIEISPRKRDDWLSEYADQLAYSGAAEAAVPLYREVMNAPLQPEEKRESARRRLALALFWSWNLEEAVPALRAVAEDYPDDVDLREALNRATTALADVEAGAKRLAGFEMLWKGDYLAAVPALRQLVEERPADAELRSGFADALAGAARVRAEEKDFKQAVALFDEAAQVDPARADQFARQEAEFLLNGGLWNDAETRFRELLERPELSEEDRRGTLLGLARTYAWSGRPDEAVSIYDTLLAKDPDFASGLVGRGQVLADLGNYRRSREDFLRVLSVEPENADAIRGRARTTLGLQRPREMLLQLAPLLEEQDPAARLLAARAFHSMGRPDLAADLARTVVAQGEAVEEGTTFLETIWLEQTPLITLDIAHAWQSDGLRITTLRGRQTTMFEDGLTSFSLETALIRYRGNNFPDVNQASLRFSGSRRFNDAFEARGTLFLNIQDSREGRSRSTTFDTEIGFNQNDIWRYGLHLSRRYAGDTSRAIVERIFANDFGISARFSSSPEMRAAGRMMWSSLSDGNRRLSFEANASRQVLAGDHQVWLGAELRGFTYDRTSDFYWSPSSNANVLGTMQAFGPLPRGWRYGLNGSLGYSRSAPDNQGVTYGIRGQISREISKKGSIALSISHTSSLARTGEAGEGFGTLKSAWNRSEIGVVLQLRF, from the coding sequence TTGCGCGCAATCCTTCTCTTTTTAATCTTCATAAGCTTAGGTGTGCCAGCAATTGCCCAAAGTGCCGAGGAGTTTGCTGCAAGGGCGCGTCAACTTGCCAGCCAAGGACGTCCTGATGACGCAGCACGCTTGTTTAGGCGGGCAATCGAAATTTCGCCGCGAAAGCGCGATGATTGGCTAAGCGAATATGCGGACCAACTTGCGTACTCGGGAGCGGCCGAGGCGGCGGTGCCGCTTTATCGCGAAGTAATGAATGCCCCCCTGCAGCCCGAGGAGAAGCGGGAGTCGGCCCGGCGTCGGCTCGCACTGGCCCTGTTCTGGTCTTGGAACCTCGAGGAAGCCGTACCTGCTCTCCGCGCTGTTGCTGAAGACTATCCCGACGACGTGGATCTGCGCGAGGCGCTAAACCGCGCAACTACGGCGCTTGCAGATGTCGAGGCGGGTGCAAAACGGCTGGCGGGTTTCGAAATGCTTTGGAAGGGCGATTACTTGGCGGCAGTTCCCGCGCTTCGGCAGTTGGTCGAAGAGCGCCCTGCAGACGCAGAGCTGCGCAGTGGATTCGCCGATGCCCTGGCGGGCGCAGCAAGGGTTCGCGCGGAGGAGAAGGATTTCAAACAGGCTGTTGCTCTCTTTGACGAGGCGGCGCAGGTCGACCCCGCGCGTGCGGATCAGTTCGCCCGTCAAGAAGCTGAATTCCTTCTGAATGGCGGTTTGTGGAATGATGCTGAGACACGCTTCCGTGAACTCCTTGAGCGTCCGGAACTATCCGAAGAAGACCGCCGTGGGACACTGCTCGGACTGGCCAGAACATACGCCTGGAGCGGTCGGCCCGACGAAGCGGTTTCAATTTATGATACTCTCTTAGCCAAAGATCCTGATTTTGCCTCCGGCCTTGTTGGGCGAGGCCAAGTATTGGCAGATCTGGGTAACTACCGTAGATCACGCGAAGACTTCCTCCGTGTCCTCTCTGTTGAGCCCGAAAACGCGGATGCGATCCGCGGCCGCGCCCGCACTACACTGGGGCTGCAGCGCCCGCGTGAGATGCTCCTACAGCTTGCGCCTCTTCTTGAGGAACAAGACCCCGCCGCGCGGCTGCTCGCCGCACGGGCCTTTCACAGCATGGGTCGACCTGATCTAGCTGCGGACTTGGCACGAACAGTGGTTGCTCAAGGTGAAGCCGTCGAAGAGGGAACAACCTTTCTCGAGACCATCTGGCTTGAACAGACGCCTCTTATTACGCTTGATATTGCTCATGCATGGCAGTCGGACGGCTTACGGATAACAACCCTACGCGGACGTCAGACGACGATGTTTGAAGACGGGCTTACCAGCTTCAGTCTTGAGACCGCCCTGATACGCTACCGGGGTAATAACTTTCCGGACGTGAACCAAGCTAGTTTGAGGTTTTCGGGAAGCCGTAGGTTCAATGATGCGTTTGAAGCGCGCGGTACTCTGTTCCTGAACATCCAGGACTCGCGGGAAGGGCGAAGCCGTTCGACTACCTTCGACACAGAAATCGGGTTTAACCAAAATGACATATGGCGGTATGGGCTTCACTTGAGCCGGCGATATGCAGGGGACACGAGCCGTGCAATTGTAGAGCGAATTTTTGCAAATGACTTTGGCATTTCAGCTAGGTTCTCTTCTTCGCCCGAGATGCGGGCGGCAGGACGCATGATGTGGAGCAGTTTGAGTGATGGCAACCGCCGCTTATCCTTTGAGGCAAACGCGTCGCGGCAGGTCCTTGCAGGCGACCATCAGGTCTGGCTAGGTGCGGAGCTAAGAGGGTTCACATATGACCGGACCAGCGATTTCTATTGGAGTCCATCCTCTAATGCCAATGTTTTGGGGACGATGCAGGCTTTTGGTCCCCTTCCTCGTGGTTGGCGATATGGGCTCAACGGCTCGCTTGGCTACAGCCGCAGCGCGCCCGACAACCAGGGCGTGACTTACGGGATACGTGGCCAGATCAGCCGAGAGATATCCAAAAAAGGAAGCATTGCATTGAGCATCTCCCACACCTCTTCGCTCGCCCGAACAGGGGAAGCCGGGGAAGGCTTTGGCACCCTGAAGTCGGCGTGGAACCGCAGTGAAATCGGCGTTGTGCTGCAGCTTAGGTTCTGA
- a CDS encoding ATP-binding protein codes for MTGETDPLSVEPIWIERDLAEVSRASEAVKNRLEGELTQEQAEAVDLVLTEALTNTIRHGTVQSAIQIGIYVQTGPGFVAVEIADSSPPMPQYLLDEAGADKLEVDPDNLASLSEGGRGLSLIVMLMDEVAYVRVDGEVRLRMLLRTRNGSL; via the coding sequence ATGACCGGTGAAACGGATCCTCTTAGCGTTGAGCCTATCTGGATTGAGCGCGATCTCGCTGAGGTTTCTCGTGCATCCGAGGCTGTGAAAAACAGGCTAGAGGGGGAGCTGACACAAGAGCAGGCGGAAGCGGTAGATCTGGTGTTAACCGAGGCTCTCACAAATACGATCCGTCATGGCACAGTTCAAAGCGCCATCCAGATCGGCATCTATGTCCAGACGGGCCCAGGTTTCGTGGCAGTCGAGATAGCAGACAGTTCACCTCCGATGCCACAGTACCTGCTGGACGAGGCGGGGGCAGACAAGCTTGAGGTCGATCCCGACAATCTCGCGTCCCTATCCGAAGGCGGGCGCGGCTTGTCATTGATCGTAATGCTGATGGATGAAGTTGCCTATGTTAGGGTTGATGGAGAGGTCCGACTGAGAATGCTGCTGCGCACGCGTAATGGATCCCTGTAA